DNA sequence from the Thermus hydrothermalis genome:
TTTGGCCCTAGCGGCTTCGGGCGTGCGGGTCATTCAGGTGGAAGGCGGCAGGCTCTCCGGGGACCTGCGCTATGGCCCCTGGACCTTTGAGGGGGAGGTGAAAGGGCGGGTCAAGGACCTCCAGATCCAGGCCCCCAAGGCCACCCTCACCGCTCCCAAGGGCAAGACCATGCAGGAGGCGGAAGGGGAAAGGGAGGCCCGGTTTGAAGGGGGCGTGGTGGTGCGCCGGGGCCGGGTGGAGGCCCGGGGGCCCGTATTGGTCTACCGGGAGAAGACGGGGGAGGGGGAGCTCTTGGGGCCCGCCCGCATGCGCCAGGAGCCCAAGCCCGGGGAGGACCCCGTGGAGGTGGAGGCGAGCCGCATGACCTTCCAGGTGGACACGGACACCTCCACCAGCGAAAACGCCCTCCTCAGAAGCGGCAACCAGGAAGGGCGGGCCGGCTTCGTCTACTATGAGGAGGAAAAGGGCCTCGCCGTCTTCACGGACCCCAAGGAGGTGGTCCTCGTCCGCAAGCGCAAGGACGGGGACCTGGTCATCCGGGCCAAGGAGGTGCGGAGCCTCACCGGCTCCAAGCGCCTCATCGCCACGGGGGGGGTGCGCCTGGTGGACGGGGACCTGGTCACGGTGGGGGATAGCCTCTACTACGACGACACCACCGGGGAGGCCATCGTCTTGGGGAAGCCGGCTTTGAGCGAGAACAAGAAGGAAGGCTTCAAGCTTTCCGGAAGCACCCTCCTCCACAACGTGAACCGCCACCAGGTGCGGGTCTATGGCCGGACCTTCCGCCTGCCCACCGAGGAGTTTAAAAAGCTCGGGGAGAAGTGATGCGCCCTTTCCTCCTGGGCCTCGCCCTCTTCCTCCTTCTCGCCCTGGCCCAGGAGGCCTTCCGCCCCGAGGTGGAGCTCGTCCGCAAGGACAAGAAGGTGGTGGCCTGGGTGAGCGGGGAGGAGGATAGCCTCTTCTACGCCGACTACGGGGACCTAATGGTGGGGGTGTTGGAGGCCTTGGGCGAGGCCCAGGTGGCGGTGGCGGGGCGGGCCTTCTTCCGCGACGGGGGAAGCGCCGTGGACGAGGGGCTTAAGGTAGGGGACCGGGTGGAGGCCGCCTACAACCCCGATTACACGAAGGAGGGGCTTCCCCACCTCCTGCGCCTGCGCCGGGCGGGGGAGGGAAAAGGGGAAAGGTACCTCCGCCTCGTCCTCTTTGACCCCAGGGGGGTGGAGGTGCGCCTGGGGGAAGCGGTGCGGGCCACGGGGCCTTTGGCCGTGGTGGAGCGGGGGAGCGAGGAAACCCTTTTCCTCTCCGGGGGGGGCGCCCGGTACCTGGAGGAGGAGGGGCGCCTCGAGGTGAACCCCGCCCCCGGGGAGGTCTACGTGGAGGAAGGCGCCACCCGGGTGAAGGGGAGAAGGCTTCGCTACAAGAACGACACCGGAGAGGCCCTTTTGGAAGGCCCCCTGGAGATCAAGCGGGAAGGGGAAAAGCCCCTTTCGGGCAAGGCGGAAAGCCTCCGCTACCTCCTGGACGAGGAGGCGCTTTGGCTTTATGGGGTGGAGTTCGCCCAAGGCGGGCGCACCACCAAGGCGGACAGGGCCTTGGTGCGGGAGAAGGAGGGCTTCGCCTACCTCTTCGGGAACGTGGAAAGCCGGGACGAGAAGGGCTTTGTACGGGGGGAGAGGGTGCGCTACGCCCTGGAGAAGGGCGAGGTGGTGGTCTTGGGGAGGGTGGCGGGGGAGTTTAAGGACTAGGCGGGAACGCCCGCCATGAGGAGGCCAAGCCGCTCCTCCGTGGCCTCCTCCGGGGAGAGCTCCCCCACAATCCTCCCCTCGTACATGACGAGGATCCGGTCGGCGAGGTTTAGCACCTCGGAGAGGTCGGCGGAAACGAGGAGCACCGCCATCCCCTGGTCCCGGGCCTCTATGAGGCGCTGGTGGATGAACTCAATGGCCCCCACGTCCACCCCCCGGGTGGGCTGGGCGGCGACGAGGAGGCGGGGCTTCCTTAGCAGCTCCCTCCCCACCACGATCTTCTGCTGGTTCCCCCCGGAGAAGCGCCTGGCGGAAAGCTCCGTGGACCGGGGCCGCACGTCAAACCCCTCCACCAGGGCCTTGGCGTGGGCCTCCACCGCCTCGCCGTCCAGAAAGCCCAGGAAGCCCCGGAAGGGGGGCCTGTGCTGGTCGCCTAGGATGGCGTTTTCCCGCACGGAGAAGTCCAACACCAGGCCCCGGGCGTGCCGGTCCTCGGGGACGTGGCTCACCCCGAGCTCCCGCACCGCCCGGGCTAGGGAAGGAAGGGGCTTCCCCAGGTAGCGGGCCACCCCCTGGTGGCGGCGGAGGCCGGTGAGGGCTTCCACGAGTTCGGTCTGGCCGTTCCCCTCCACCCCGGCGATGCCCACGATCTCCCCCGCCCGCACCTGGAAGCTCACCCCCTTGAGCCGGGGCGGGGCGGCGAAGTTATCCAGCTCCAAGACCACCTCGCCGGGTCTGGCCGGGCCCTTTTGCACCCTCAAGACCACCTCCCTCCCCACCATCATCCGGGCGAGGGCCTCCAGGGAGGTTTCCGCGGTGTGCACCGTGCCCACCACCTTCCCGTCCCGGATCACCGTGACCCGGTCGGAAACGGCCAGCACCTCCTTGAGCTTGTGGCTGATGAAGATGGCGGCGTTGCCCTGGGCCACGTAGGCCCTGAGGAAGCGGAAAAGCTCCTCCGCCTCCTGGGGGGTAAGGACGGCGGTGGGCTCGTCCAGGATGAGGATTTTGGCCTCGCGGTAAAGGGCCTTGAGGATCTCCACCCGTTGCTGCAGGCCCACGGGGAGGTTTTCAATGCGCTCGTCCAAGGGAACCTGGAAGCCGAGCTCCTCCATGAGGCCTTGGGCGCGCTTCCTTGCCGCCTCGAGGTCCAGGTAAAGGGGGCTTCCGGGCTCCAGGCCCAGGACCAGGTTCTCCAGCACCGTAAACGGCTCCACCAGCATGAAGTGCTGGTGCACCATGCCGATGCCGGCGGCGATGGCGTCCAGGGGGCTTCTCGGCCGGTAGGGCTTGCCGTCCACCCACATCTCCCCCTCGTCCGGGAGCTGGAGGCCGTAGACGATCTTCATGAGGGTGGACTTTCCCGCCCCGTTTTCCCCCACCAGGGCCAAAACCTCGCCCCACTCCAGGTCCAAGGAGATGTGGTCGTTGGCGAGGACCAGGGGGAAGCGCTTGGTGATGTCCTTAAGGACC
Encoded proteins:
- a CDS encoding LptA/OstA family protein: MRKMAALALLGLALAASGVRVIQVEGGRLSGDLRYGPWTFEGEVKGRVKDLQIQAPKATLTAPKGKTMQEAEGEREARFEGGVVVRRGRVEARGPVLVYREKTGEGELLGPARMRQEPKPGEDPVEVEASRMTFQVDTDTSTSENALLRSGNQEGRAGFVYYEEEKGLAVFTDPKEVVLVRKRKDGDLVIRAKEVRSLTGSKRLIATGGVRLVDGDLVTVGDSLYYDDTTGEAIVLGKPALSENKKEGFKLSGSTLLHNVNRHQVRVYGRTFRLPTEEFKKLGEK
- a CDS encoding ABC transporter ATP-binding protein, with the protein product MKKALVLKDITKRFPLVLANDHISLDLEWGEVLALVGENGAGKSTLMKIVYGLQLPDEGEMWVDGKPYRPRSPLDAIAAGIGMVHQHFMLVEPFTVLENLVLGLEPGSPLYLDLEAARKRAQGLMEELGFQVPLDERIENLPVGLQQRVEILKALYREAKILILDEPTAVLTPQEAEELFRFLRAYVAQGNAAIFISHKLKEVLAVSDRVTVIRDGKVVGTVHTAETSLEALARMMVGREVVLRVQKGPARPGEVVLELDNFAAPPRLKGVSFQVRAGEIVGIAGVEGNGQTELVEALTGLRRHQGVARYLGKPLPSLARAVRELGVSHVPEDRHARGLVLDFSVRENAILGDQHRPPFRGFLGFLDGEAVEAHAKALVEGFDVRPRSTELSARRFSGGNQQKIVVGRELLRKPRLLVAAQPTRGVDVGAIEFIHQRLIEARDQGMAVLLVSADLSEVLNLADRILVMYEGRIVGELSPEEATEERLGLLMAGVPA